A genomic stretch from Pagrus major chromosome 3, Pma_NU_1.0 includes:
- the LOC140993497 gene encoding CMP-N-acetylneuraminate-beta-galactosamide-alpha-2,3-sialyltransferase 1-like has protein sequence MKLRMKVLFALLCVTGIGVILNGRVLRGLAEYALPEDTSPCTKRLSEDDRRLMHCFNKSVEPFLSANYSLPEDAFNWWKRLQVEQRSFRAYTETVDRLFEIIPPSPGLTEPSPDCCRTCAVVGNSVNLNGSHYGPDIDSHDIVIRMNHGHTKGYEADVGTRTTHHVMYPESAVDLDITTHLVLVPFKILDLEWLMKALTTGFYGKSYAPVKSNITANRELVMVVNPAFMRWVHDSWLMKKGQYPSTGFMVLILALRICDEVHVFGYGADKDGNWSHYWEKLKNKKFKTGIHPGTHEYGIIRKLAEQQKLKFYEGC, from the exons ATGAAATTGCGAATGAAGGTGCTCTTTGCACTGCTTTGTGTCACTGGCATTGGTGTGATTCTGAACGGACGTGTTTTAAGAGGGCTTGCAGAATACGCACTGCCTGAGGACACCAGCCCCTGCACTAAACGTTTATCAGAAGATGATCGGAGGTTGATGCACTGCTTCAACAAATCTGTTGAACCTTTTTTGTCAGCAAATTACAGTCTCCCAGAGGATGCTTTCAACTGGTGGAAG CGTTTACAGGTTGAGCAGCGCAGCTTCCGTGCCTACACTGAAACAGTGGACAGGCTGTTTGAGATCATCCCACCCAGTCCAGGTCTGACCGAGCCCAGTCCTGACTGCTGCAGGACCTGTGCTGTGGTGGGGAATTCTGTTAACTTGAACGGATCGCATTACGGACCTGACATAGATTCTCATGACATTGTCATCAG AATGAACCATGGTCATACCAAAGGCTACGAAGCAGATGTTGGGACCAGAACAACTCATCATGTCATGTATCCAGAAAGTGCTGTGGACTTGGATATCACCACCCACCTCGTGCTGGTACCTTTTAAGATACTGGATCTTGAGTGGCTCATGAAGGCCTTGACCACAGGATTCTATGGAAA GTCATATGCGCCagtaaaatcaaatatcacagcTAACAGGGAGTTG GTGATGGTGGTAAATCCAGCTTTTATGAGATGGGTTCATGACAGCTGGCTGATGAAGAAGGGCCAGTATCCCTCTACCGGCTTCATGGTTTTGATTCTTGCCCTACGTATTTGTGATGAG GTCCATGTGTTCGGTTACGGAGCAGACAAAGATGGAAACTGGAGTCATTACTgggaaaaactcaaaaacaaaaagtttaaaacTGGAATACACCCTGGAACTCATGAGTATGGTATCATCAGGAAGCTAGCAGAGCAACAAAAGCTCAAGTTTTATGAAGGGTGCTGA